One stretch of Dokdonia sp. Hel_I_53 DNA includes these proteins:
- a CDS encoding PaaI family thioesterase — MINNSKEEILSRLAESCKNTLMETLDIEYIDFGEDYLVAQMPVNSRVHQPDGVLHGGAMVALAESVGSAASFMFLDQESTIRGIEISANHVKSKKDGMVYAKATFIHKGRTTQLWNIDVVDENDALISKVKLTTIALPRR; from the coding sequence ATGATAAACAATAGTAAAGAAGAAATATTGTCTCGACTTGCCGAAAGCTGTAAGAATACATTGATGGAGACTCTGGATATTGAATATATTGATTTTGGCGAAGACTATTTAGTGGCTCAAATGCCTGTAAATTCTAGAGTGCATCAGCCAGATGGTGTCTTGCATGGAGGCGCTATGGTCGCGCTAGCAGAAAGTGTTGGCAGCGCAGCAAGTTTTATGTTTCTTGACCAAGAAAGTACCATACGCGGTATTGAAATTTCTGCAAATCATGTAAAAAGTAAAAAGGACGGAATGGTGTATGCCAAAGCTACATTTATTCACAAAGGACGCACCACTCAGTTATGGAATATTGATGTCGTAGATGAAAATGATGCGCTTATATCAAAGGTCAAGTTAACCACAATTGCTTTACCTAGAAGGTAA
- a CDS encoding GNAT family N-acetyltransferase produces the protein MKIKTLENKRAKLLALESYHYQDLKPLSKEVDLNAYGGSDISTPSKLKNYIKDAIARRDSNTALPFIIFDKKLCRFAGSTRFGNIDKVNKVVHIGWTWLGKDFRGTGLNLHIKYLMLRYAFDKLGYERVEFRIDERNEQSRKAVEKLGATLEGILRKDIITKNGRRRNSCCYSILKNEWPEIKKTKFLSILKEDS, from the coding sequence ATGAAAATTAAGACGTTAGAAAACAAAAGAGCTAAGCTTCTTGCTTTAGAAAGCTATCACTATCAAGACTTAAAGCCGCTTTCAAAAGAAGTAGATCTCAATGCGTACGGAGGTTCAGATATCTCTACCCCTTCAAAATTAAAGAACTACATCAAAGACGCAATCGCTAGGCGTGATTCAAACACAGCATTGCCTTTTATCATCTTTGATAAAAAATTATGTCGCTTTGCAGGTAGTACTCGTTTTGGGAATATTGATAAGGTTAATAAAGTCGTGCATATAGGCTGGACGTGGCTTGGTAAAGACTTTAGAGGTACAGGCCTTAATTTACATATCAAATATTTAATGCTTAGATATGCCTTTGACAAGCTAGGCTATGAGCGTGTAGAATTCCGTATTGACGAACGGAATGAACAAAGTCGTAAGGCTGTAGAAAAATTAGGCGCAACCCTAGAGGGTATTTTACGTAAAGACATCATTACAAAAAATGGAAGAAGGCGTAATTCTTGCTGCTATTCTATCTTAAAAAATGAGTGGCCAGAAATTAAGAAAACTAAGTTTCTGAGTATTTTAAAAGAAGATTCTTAA
- the mtaB gene encoding tRNA (N(6)-L-threonylcarbamoyladenosine(37)-C(2))-methylthiotransferase MtaB — protein sequence MSTTKKVAFYTLGCKLNFSETSTIARSFSKEGFDKVEFTDIADIYVINTCSVTENADKRFMSIVKQAQKINPEALTVAVGCYAQLKPEELAAVDGVDLVLGATEKFNVTSYINDLLDNPDRSSSNGGEVHACEIQEADFYVSSYSIGDRTRAFLKVQDGCDYKCTYCTIPLARGISRSDTLQNVLDNAANIASQDIKEIVLTGVNIGDYGKGEFGNKKHEHTFLELVQALDKVEGIERLRISSIEPNLLKNETIEVVSQSRAFVPHFHIPLQSGSNKILGLMRRRYQRELYVDRVAKIKEVMPHACIGVDVIVGFPGETDDDFIETYNFLNLLDISYLHVFTYSERDNTTAASMDGVVPKKVRSKRSKMLRGLSAKMRRAFYESQLKTKRTVLFENENKAGYIHGFTENYVKVKFPWNPELINQLHEVELTSIDEDGLVRIEFLEIYV from the coding sequence ATGTCTACTACTAAGAAAGTCGCATTTTATACACTAGGCTGCAAGCTTAACTTTTCTGAAACTAGTACTATAGCAAGAAGCTTTAGCAAAGAAGGTTTTGATAAGGTTGAGTTTACAGATATAGCAGACATTTATGTTATTAATACCTGTAGTGTTACAGAAAATGCAGACAAGCGTTTTATGTCTATTGTAAAACAAGCTCAAAAGATTAACCCAGAGGCTTTAACAGTTGCTGTAGGGTGCTATGCGCAACTTAAGCCAGAAGAACTTGCTGCGGTAGATGGGGTAGATTTAGTTCTTGGTGCTACAGAAAAATTTAATGTAACAAGTTATATTAATGATTTGCTGGACAACCCAGATAGATCAAGTAGTAATGGAGGTGAAGTTCATGCTTGTGAAATACAGGAAGCAGATTTTTATGTAAGTTCTTATTCTATTGGAGATAGAACACGTGCTTTTTTAAAAGTACAAGATGGTTGCGATTACAAGTGTACCTATTGTACGATCCCACTTGCTAGAGGAATATCCCGGAGTGATACACTACAGAATGTTTTAGACAATGCTGCAAATATTGCTTCCCAAGACATCAAAGAAATAGTTTTAACGGGAGTTAATATAGGTGACTACGGAAAAGGTGAATTTGGTAATAAAAAGCATGAACATACATTTTTAGAATTAGTGCAAGCTTTAGATAAGGTTGAAGGAATAGAAAGACTTCGTATTTCGTCGATTGAACCAAATCTTCTTAAAAATGAAACAATAGAGGTGGTATCTCAGTCGAGAGCTTTTGTTCCGCATTTTCATATTCCACTTCAAAGCGGTAGTAATAAAATCTTAGGATTAATGCGCCGTCGGTATCAGCGAGAATTATACGTAGACCGTGTTGCAAAAATTAAAGAAGTCATGCCACATGCCTGTATAGGTGTAGATGTGATTGTAGGTTTTCCAGGTGAAACAGACGATGATTTTATTGAAACCTACAACTTTTTAAATTTGCTGGATATTTCATATTTACACGTTTTTACGTATTCAGAGCGTGATAATACGACCGCTGCCTCAATGGATGGTGTAGTACCTAAAAAGGTAAGGAGTAAACGTAGCAAGATGCTTCGTGGGCTTTCTGCAAAAATGAGAAGAGCCTTTTATGAGTCTCAACTAAAAACAAAACGAACAGTGCTTTTTGAGAACGAAAACAAAGCGGGATATATCCATGGATTTACAGAGAACTATGTAAAAGTAAAGTTTCCATGGAATCCAGAACTCATTAATCAATTACATGAAGTTGAGCTTACCTCCATTGATGAAGATGGGTTAGTACGTATTGAGTTTTTAGAGATATATGTATGA